A window of Juglans regia cultivar Chandler chromosome 7, Walnut 2.0, whole genome shotgun sequence contains these coding sequences:
- the LOC118348966 gene encoding uncharacterized protein LOC118348966 translates to MLGVLSTLHRKDGVIATYHIEDEIEVDDFIKEVTQTVYFNEAEVDVKCSCSLFEMRGILCRHALAIMRVNKVKKVPEKYILDRWRNDIKMTYTLIRSSYDSVDARPEVSRYSRILKVCYDVATNAASCDEHADDMIEKLHAMNIVYRTKKSPQRPLEHVADTAVDASTVGSSKKVLSPLVVRGKGRPPCLRKKSMIERVKPTANKTTQKGKRKQPHGRDIDRVDTCRNLFGQTVVGTQESVVIQLAQNTTELLDLSETQLGDGRQPDLNKELDGTQDRGPVLNEYHNGLKSSKSRRDFFYARLSEVLVAKLGKHRVEQLEKFRCNIL, encoded by the exons ATGCTTGGTGTTCTTTCAACTCTACACCGAAAAGATGGTGTTATTGCAACGTACCATATAGAAGATGAAATAGAAGTTGATGATTTCATCAAGGAGGTGACCCAAACGGTGTACTTTAATGAGGCCGAAGTTGATGTGAAGTGTTCATGTTCACTGTTCGAAATGAGAGGGATATTGTGTAGACATGCATTAGCCATTATGAGAGTTAACAAAGTGAAAAAGGTGCCAGAGAAGTATATATTAGATCGATGGAGAAATGACATTAAAATGACATACACTCTCATACGCAGTAGTTATGACTCAGTTGATGCAAGGCCAGAAGTGAGCAGATATTCGCGCATTTTGAAG gtATGCTATGACGTTGCCACAAATGCAGCGTCATGTGATGAGCATGCTGATGATATGATAGAGAAATTACATGCAATGAATATCGTCTATCGGACCAAGAAGTCACCCCAACGACCCTTGGAACATGTTGCAGATACAGCTGTCGATGCAAGTACAGTTGGTAGTTCAAAGAAAGTCTTAAGTCCCCTTGTAGTTAGAGGCAAAGGAAGACCACCATGCCTCAGGAAAAAATCAATGATTGAGAGAGTCAAACCCACGGCGAATAAGACTACTCAGAAGGGAAAACGTAAACAG CCACATGGAAGAGATATCGATAGGGTTGACACGtgcaggaatttatttgggCAAACAGTTGTTGGGACTCAAGAGAGTGTTGTCATTCAG CTTGCTCAAAACACTACCGAATTGTTGGATCTTAGTGAAACTCAACTTGGGGATGGGAGACAACCAGATCTGAATAAAGAGCTAGATGGGACTCAAGATCGTGGACCCGT ATTGAATGAGTACCACAATGGGTTAAAATCGTCAAAGAGTCGCCGGGATTTCTTCTATGCAAGATTGAGTGAAGTGCTGGTGGCAAAG TTGGGAAAGCATCGCGTGGAACAACTGGAAAAGTTCAGATGCAACATTTTGTAA